A stretch of Paraburkholderia phenazinium DNA encodes these proteins:
- a CDS encoding 2-aminoethylphosphonate aminotransferase, which yields MLLLNPGPVTLTERVRQSLLQPDLCHRESEFFDLQEEARERLLQIYQLDPAEWQAVLMTGSGTAAVESMIAGLVPENGKLLVIENGVYGERITQIASQYRIAHEALKHDWMQAPDLERIAARLAAGEGVTHVAVIHHETTTGRLNDLQALAEVCRMHGVRLLVDGVSSFAAEAIDFADSTIAAVAATANKCLHGVPGASFVVVRREALVHAASRTYYLDLARLAKLQDQRNTPFTPSVHAYYALVEALRELEDEGGWKARHARYAALAEQARAGLAARGMESVLPPEQSSVVLRAYRLPAGISYPQLHDALKARGFVIYAGQGGLSAELFRISTMGNIHPADVDRLLQGFTEITR from the coding sequence ATGTTGTTGCTCAATCCCGGCCCCGTGACGCTGACCGAGCGTGTCCGTCAGAGTCTGCTGCAGCCCGATCTCTGTCATCGCGAGAGCGAGTTCTTCGATCTGCAGGAAGAGGCGCGCGAGCGTCTGCTGCAGATCTATCAGCTTGACCCCGCCGAGTGGCAAGCCGTGCTGATGACCGGTTCGGGTACCGCTGCTGTCGAAAGCATGATTGCGGGCCTGGTGCCGGAGAACGGCAAGCTGCTGGTGATCGAGAACGGCGTGTACGGCGAACGCATTACGCAGATTGCGAGCCAGTACCGTATCGCGCACGAAGCGCTCAAGCACGACTGGATGCAGGCGCCCGACCTCGAACGGATAGCGGCACGCCTCGCTGCGGGCGAGGGCGTCACGCACGTGGCGGTGATTCATCACGAGACCACCACCGGCCGTCTGAACGATCTGCAGGCGCTGGCCGAGGTGTGCCGCATGCATGGCGTGCGTCTGCTGGTGGATGGCGTCAGCAGTTTCGCCGCCGAGGCAATCGATTTCGCCGACAGCACCATCGCAGCCGTCGCGGCGACCGCCAACAAGTGTCTGCATGGCGTGCCAGGCGCGTCGTTTGTCGTGGTGCGGCGCGAGGCCCTGGTTCACGCGGCAAGCCGTACCTACTACCTGGACCTGGCGCGTCTCGCCAAACTGCAGGATCAGCGCAATACGCCGTTCACGCCGTCGGTGCACGCCTACTACGCACTCGTCGAAGCATTGCGTGAACTCGAGGACGAAGGCGGCTGGAAGGCACGTCACGCGCGCTATGCGGCGCTTGCCGAGCAGGCGCGTGCAGGTCTGGCTGCGCGCGGGATGGAGAGCGTGCTGCCGCCGGAACAATCGTCGGTGGTGTTGCGCGCTTACCGGCTGCCGGCTGGCATCAGCTATCCGCAACTGCACGACGCGCTGAAGGCCCGCGGTTTTGTGATCTACGCAGGCCAGGGCGGCCTCTCGGCGGAACTGTTCCGCATCTCGACGATGGGCAACATCCATCCCGCGGACGTCGACCGTCTGCTGCAAGGCTTTACCGAAATCACGCGTTAA
- the aepY gene encoding phosphonopyruvate decarboxylase, protein MIEAAKFVEAARERGFDWYAGVPCSYLTPFINYVLQDPSLHYVSAANEGDAVALIAGVTLGAQNGRRGVTMMQNSGLGNAVSPLTSLTWTFRLPQLLIVTWRGQPGVSDEPQHALMGPVTPAMLDTMEIPWETFPTEADAIGPALDRAIAHMDETGRPYALVMQKGSVAPYELKQGDGAARRTPSAAQAQWRGAAADALPTRQAALQRVIAHTPAESTVVLASTGFCGRELYALDDRPNQLYMVGSMGCLTPFALGLALTRPDLHVVAVDGDGAALMRMGVFATLGAYGPSNLTHVLLDNGAHDSTGGQATVSAQVSFAGVAAACGYASAVESDDLAVLDEVLAAPPLQGPRFVRLAIRRGTPDGLPRPTITPPDVKTRLMRHIATAQGAQ, encoded by the coding sequence ATGATCGAGGCTGCAAAGTTTGTCGAGGCGGCGCGCGAGCGTGGCTTCGACTGGTATGCCGGTGTGCCGTGTTCGTATCTGACGCCGTTTATCAACTATGTGCTGCAGGACCCGTCGCTGCATTACGTCTCGGCGGCCAATGAAGGCGACGCGGTCGCGCTGATCGCCGGCGTCACGCTCGGCGCGCAGAACGGCCGGCGCGGCGTCACGATGATGCAGAACTCCGGGCTCGGCAATGCGGTGAGCCCGCTGACGTCGCTGACCTGGACGTTCCGTCTGCCGCAACTGCTGATCGTCACGTGGCGTGGCCAGCCCGGCGTGTCCGACGAGCCGCAGCATGCGCTGATGGGACCGGTCACGCCGGCCATGCTCGATACCATGGAAATTCCGTGGGAAACGTTCCCGACCGAAGCCGACGCCATCGGCCCGGCGCTCGATCGCGCGATTGCTCACATGGACGAGACCGGTCGTCCGTATGCGCTCGTCATGCAGAAGGGCAGCGTAGCGCCGTATGAGTTGAAGCAGGGTGACGGCGCGGCGCGGCGCACGCCGTCCGCGGCACAAGCGCAGTGGCGCGGCGCGGCGGCGGATGCGCTGCCGACGCGCCAGGCCGCGTTGCAGCGCGTGATCGCGCACACGCCGGCTGAATCGACGGTGGTGCTGGCATCCACGGGTTTTTGCGGGCGCGAACTGTATGCGCTCGACGACCGGCCGAACCAGCTGTACATGGTCGGCTCGATGGGCTGCCTGACGCCGTTCGCGCTCGGTCTGGCGCTGACGCGTCCCGACCTGCACGTGGTCGCAGTCGACGGCGACGGCGCCGCGCTGATGCGTATGGGCGTGTTCGCCACCTTGGGTGCATACGGTCCCTCCAATCTGACACACGTCCTGCTCGACAACGGCGCGCACGATTCGACCGGCGGTCAGGCAACGGTGTCTGCGCAGGTGTCGTTTGCGGGCGTCGCGGCTGCGTGCGGTTATGCCTCGGCGGTCGAAAGCGACGATCTGGCCGTGCTCGACGAAGTACTCGCCGCGCCGCCGCTGCAGGGTCCGCGTTTCGTGCGCCTTGCGATCCGTCGCGGCACGCCGGACGGCCTGCCGCGTCCCACCATCACTCCGCCGGATGTGAAGACGCGTCTCATGCGCCATATCGCCACCGCTCAAGGAGCCCAATGA